The Aureispira anguillae genome contains a region encoding:
- a CDS encoding Crp/Fnr family transcriptional regulator, producing the protein MMLLEQFKDLDPFILSSIMGDFQAIVQQKSFPKHHILHREGTICNHLYIIEKGIARAYYYKDGKDITAHFAVENGSITAIDSFIQRKRSRYNIELLEDSEVHLVAYQDIQLLLEQKPTYEKYIRLFLEQIYVDLAERIEDLLFHTAKERYQQLLQKNPSLIQRVNLGHIASFIGISQETLSRIRTQV; encoded by the coding sequence ATGATGCTATTAGAACAATTTAAAGACCTAGATCCTTTTATTCTTTCCTCCATAATGGGAGATTTTCAAGCCATTGTACAGCAAAAATCTTTTCCCAAGCATCATATTCTGCATCGAGAAGGAACCATTTGCAATCATTTGTATATCATAGAAAAAGGAATTGCCAGAGCCTATTATTATAAAGATGGAAAGGATATCACGGCTCATTTTGCGGTAGAAAATGGTAGTATTACGGCAATTGACAGTTTTATTCAACGCAAAAGAAGCCGATACAACATCGAGCTGCTTGAAGATTCGGAGGTTCATTTAGTAGCCTATCAAGATATACAACTACTCCTAGAGCAAAAACCAACTTATGAAAAGTACATCCGCTTGTTTTTGGAACAAATCTATGTGGATCTTGCCGAACGAATAGAAGATTTATTATTTCATACGGCCAAAGAGCGTTATCAACAACTGCTTCAAAAAAATCCTAGCCTTATACAACGGGTCAATCTAGGACACATCGCTTCTTTTATTGGGATTAGCCAAGAAACATTGAGTAGAATACGAACACAAGTCTAA